One genomic region from Candidatus Ryanbacteria bacterium CG10_big_fil_rev_8_21_14_0_10_43_42 encodes:
- a CDS encoding molecular chaperone DnaK, with translation MAKILGIDLGTTNSAMAVVEAGQPKIIENKEGNRTMPSMVAVSKTNERLVGLLAKRQAVTNPKNTIFSAKRLIGRTYSDEEIVRDKKLLPYAIQESKNNGIEITMGEKQYRPEEISAMVLQKLKQDAEEQLGEKITEAIITVPAYFDDAQRQATKHAGEIAGLDVKRIINEPTAAALAYGFEKKKDEQIAVYDFGGGTFDVSVLEVSNDTIEVRSTGGDTHLGGDDFDQRIMDWLVNEFKKVSGIDIGNDHLALQRLKEAAEKAKHELSTTMETEVNIPFITSGAEGPQHLLIKLSRAKLESLVEDLIKKSIETTKQVVTDSKFALSDIDEVILVGGQTRMPAIIKAVKELFGKEPNKSINPDEVVALGAAIQGGIMQGDVKDVLLLDVTPLSFGIETLGGVFTRLIEKNTTVPTSHSQVFSTAADNQTSVEVHVLQGERELAKDNKTLGHFMLDGIPPASRGMPQIEVSFDIDANGILNVKAKDKTSGKEQSIRIEASSGLSTEEIERMKRDAETHAEEDKKIKELIEEKNTADTLIHTAEKALADGGEKVPADIKTDVESRIADLKKAKDGNDKPAIETAAKALSAAMQKIGEHLSSQQTNTEQSQTTKPSPEEPVQDADYKDVSNEEKKE, from the coding sequence ATGGCAAAAATACTCGGCATCGACCTCGGCACCACAAATTCCGCTATGGCGGTTGTAGAAGCCGGTCAACCCAAAATTATAGAAAATAAAGAAGGAAATCGCACCATGCCCTCTATGGTTGCTGTTTCCAAAACAAACGAGCGCTTAGTAGGCCTTTTAGCAAAACGTCAGGCGGTTACGAATCCTAAAAATACCATTTTTTCTGCAAAGCGTCTCATTGGACGTACGTATTCGGATGAAGAAATAGTACGTGATAAAAAACTTCTCCCGTATGCCATACAAGAATCAAAAAATAATGGCATTGAAATTACCATGGGCGAAAAACAATACCGTCCGGAAGAGATTTCCGCCATGGTCCTGCAAAAATTAAAACAGGATGCTGAAGAGCAACTGGGAGAAAAAATAACCGAGGCAATTATCACCGTACCCGCATATTTTGATGACGCCCAGCGTCAAGCCACCAAGCATGCCGGAGAAATTGCCGGCCTGGACGTAAAGCGTATCATAAACGAACCGACGGCGGCCGCTTTAGCATATGGGTTTGAGAAAAAGAAGGACGAACAAATTGCTGTATATGATTTTGGCGGCGGTACATTCGACGTATCGGTACTGGAAGTTTCAAACGATACCATAGAAGTACGTTCCACCGGCGGAGACACGCACTTGGGCGGAGACGATTTCGATCAGCGCATTATGGACTGGCTCGTAAACGAGTTTAAAAAGGTATCCGGCATCGATATAGGGAACGATCATCTTGCACTCCAACGCCTAAAGGAAGCGGCTGAAAAGGCAAAGCATGAACTTTCCACAACCATGGAAACAGAGGTTAATATTCCGTTCATCACGTCCGGCGCCGAAGGTCCCCAACACTTGCTTATAAAGCTCTCACGCGCAAAACTGGAGTCCCTTGTGGAAGATCTCATAAAAAAATCTATTGAAACCACAAAACAGGTTGTTACTGATTCCAAGTTTGCCCTCTCTGACATTGATGAGGTCATTCTTGTCGGTGGACAGACACGTATGCCTGCCATTATAAAAGCGGTAAAAGAACTATTCGGGAAAGAACCGAATAAATCCATCAATCCCGATGAAGTAGTTGCTTTGGGAGCTGCCATCCAGGGAGGTATTATGCAGGGAGATGTAAAGGACGTTCTTCTTCTTGACGTAACACCGCTTTCATTCGGGATTGAAACATTAGGCGGCGTATTTACGCGCCTTATCGAAAAAAATACGACAGTCCCGACATCGCATAGTCAGGTATTTTCAACTGCGGCGGACAATCAGACATCCGTTGAAGTACACGTACTTCAGGGAGAGCGTGAACTTGCGAAGGACAATAAAACACTCGGTCATTTTATGCTTGATGGCATTCCGCCGGCATCACGCGGCATGCCGCAAATAGAAGTATCATTTGATATTGATGCAAATGGTATTCTAAACGTAAAAGCAAAAGATAAAACGAGCGGCAAAGAACAATCTATCCGCATTGAGGCATCATCGGGTCTTTCAACCGAAGAAATCGAACGCATGAAACGTGATGCCGAAACACACGCCGAAGAAGATAAAAAAATCAAAGAATTAATCGAAGAAAAAAATACGGCGGACACACTTATCCATACCGCAGAAAAAGCGCTTGCCGACGGAGGAGAAAAAGTACCGGCGGATATCAAAACAGACGTCGAGTCCCGCATCGCCGATCTTAAAAAAGCAAAAGATGGAAATGATAAACCCGCAATAGAAACTGCCGCAAAAGCATTATCTGCGGCAATGCAAAAAATAGGAGAACATCTCTCGTCACAACAAACAAATACGGAACAATCACAGACAACGAAACCCTCACCGGAAGAACCCGTACAAGATGCCGATTATAAAGATGTATCAAACGAAGAAAAGAAAGAATAA
- the dnaJ gene encoding molecular chaperone DnaJ: MKDYYDVLGIARNASAEDIKKAYRKLAHQHHPDKSGGDDVRFKEINEAYQVLGDEQKRAQYDRFGNAGFNPSGGGGWDGGNAYANGFEGVDLGDIFGDIFGFNTGKTRTPRGRDISIDIELSFKEAVFGTERSVLLQKISACSVCSGGGNEPGTPLKTCSSCNGSGQVHETRRSVFGTFTTKRACTACHGSGQVPEKICKECRGEGIKQGSEEVTISIPSGIDNGEMIKLVGKGEAVQKGIAGDLYVKIHIAPHKKFSRTGNDITLSLDVPFTDVALGTTETIETLDGTVQVQIPAGTDSGTVLRIRGKGVPRARSSRGDLLIKVIAKTPKKLSRKAKNLLEELKEEGL, translated from the coding sequence ATGAAAGATTATTATGATGTCCTTGGTATCGCCCGTAACGCTTCTGCGGAAGATATAAAAAAGGCATACCGAAAACTTGCCCACCAACATCACCCCGATAAAAGCGGCGGCGATGATGTTCGTTTTAAGGAAATTAACGAAGCATACCAGGTACTGGGAGACGAGCAAAAACGCGCCCAATATGACCGCTTTGGAAATGCTGGTTTTAACCCTTCAGGTGGAGGCGGCTGGGACGGCGGAAACGCTTACGCAAATGGATTTGAAGGTGTCGATTTGGGAGATATTTTCGGAGATATTTTTGGCTTTAACACAGGAAAAACACGAACTCCACGCGGACGAGATATATCAATAGACATTGAACTTTCCTTTAAGGAAGCGGTATTTGGTACCGAACGTTCCGTCTTGCTTCAAAAAATATCCGCATGTTCCGTATGTTCCGGTGGAGGAAATGAACCGGGAACACCTCTTAAGACATGCTCCAGCTGTAATGGCTCCGGGCAAGTTCACGAAACACGCCGATCCGTATTCGGCACGTTTACAACAAAACGTGCTTGTACAGCATGTCATGGATCGGGGCAAGTGCCGGAAAAAATATGCAAAGAATGCCGAGGAGAAGGCATAAAACAGGGGTCGGAAGAGGTAACAATTTCTATTCCTTCCGGTATTGATAACGGAGAGATGATAAAACTCGTAGGCAAAGGGGAGGCCGTACAAAAAGGTATTGCGGGAGATTTGTATGTAAAAATTCACATAGCTCCTCATAAGAAATTCTCCCGAACAGGAAACGACATAACCTTATCCCTTGATGTCCCATTTACCGATGTAGCACTGGGAACAACGGAAACAATCGAAACACTAGACGGCACCGTGCAAGTCCAGATACCGGCCGGAACCGATTCCGGAACCGTCCTTCGCATTCGAGGAAAAGGCGTTCCTCGAGCAAGAAGTAGTAGGGGAGATCTTCTTATTAAGGTAATTGCAAAAACACCCAAAAAGCTTTCCCGTAAAGCAAAAAACCTCCTCGAAGAACTGAAAGAAGAAGGACTATAA